The Quercus robur chromosome 7, dhQueRobu3.1, whole genome shotgun sequence genome has a segment encoding these proteins:
- the LOC126691355 gene encoding binding partner of ACD11 1-like, with translation MEVISSLYAEHASGNSKMGIDLKEVCVPAKLPFCFRYQVTADTTIVTEKVKEMDENFHVSEKTKTAISAAEQTVSNAGSAIMKNRYILTGATWVTGAFSKVAKAAGEAEQKAKEKVLAEEDQEKKVKGSAQTHETESPKNEPSKTTPAQGLIL, from the exons AATAGCAAAATGGGTATTGACTTGAAGGAAG TTTGTGTGCCAGCAAAGTTGCCTTTTTGTTTTAGATACCAAGTGACTGCCGACACGACCATTGTGACTGAAAAAGTGAAGGAAATGGATGAGAATTTTCATGTTTCTGAGAAGACCAAGACTGCAATTTCAGCTGCTGAGCAGACAGTCAGTAATGCTGGATCTGCCATTATGAAGAATCGGTATATTTTAACTGGGGCTACATGGGTTACTGGTGCATTCAGTAAGGTTGCCAAGGCAGCAGGGGAAGCAGAGCAGAAGGCAAAGGAAAAGGTCTTAGCTGAGGAAGATCAGGAGAAAAAAGTGAAAGGCTCTGCTCAGACCCATGAAACTGAATCCCCAAAAAATGAGCCCTCCAAAACCACACCGGCACAGGGATTGATCCTCTGA